GCCAGTTTCTGTAAGCAGATCGTCCTCCATCTCTCCAGTCCACACTGTCATTCAGCAGGCCGATCCAGAAAGAAGTATTACTCTGATTTCCATTGTTCATCACCAGGGTATTTTCCTCCTCATTTCTGATAGAGACTAAATCAGTGTGATTCTCTCTGCAGTAAAGCTGAGCATCAAACCAGCTGTTTGGTTGAAGGATTAATGAGTGTATGTATGATGATCCTCCAGCTTCTGTGTGGATGAATTAagagtttttgtttcatttaattacatttaatatttataaactgGTATTTATTACCTTGTTCATAGCACATGAAGTGTTTTGTCTCATTGCATAAGACAGATTCCCAATCTCCAGTAGCATTCATAGCAGCACAGTGTGTTTGATCAGAATAATTTGGAGAATATCTGCTGTATGAAACATCATCACCATTTGACCATTTCAGACTGTAGTTTCCTCTAGAAGCACCAATCCAGCCAACTGAAGAGCTGCTGTTCTTGATCAGTTGCAGTAGTTTAATATTGTCTTGTTGGTCATAAACTGTGACGAGGTCAGTGTAGTTTACTCTGCATAAACTCTGAGCAGCAGATGTATTGATAGTCTTCTGGTTCAGCATGTAGAATTGTCTCAGTCGACCTTCAGCAGCTGAAGGAGGAAAAGCTGAAGAGAAAAATCCACATTTCAGAAACACAACATCAACATCTTCTCTGAAATGACACTTTGACTTGAAACAGTGAAATGACTTATAATGACACTTTTGATCATCAGATTGTATCATATGAATGTCTTTTATAGTTATTAGGAACTGGAAATGACAATGTTCACTCAATTCCTTTTCAACACTCAATGTACagatatttagtttgttttaatcaataaatatttCATGTCTTTGATGTAAAACAATATTAAGAtaggatttgcaaaaaaaaaaaaaaaagattctgcaTTTTACATCTCTCACCTACAGTAAAAACATGAAGTGTTATGATTTACTGTAGTAATGACTGTTCCGGCTGTAACTGATTTTGTTATTTATGCCATTGCACAATTTTTACACTTTGACTAAAATACTTCTATGATTTTTGTCTTAAAATTATGACTGATACATTTCATAGTTTCTCTATTTTTCTGTTACagtacaaaaacacaacaaagatTTCCCTTTATTTACTGAATTGATCAAACTAATGCTaaacatttcattgctctgtgTCTCTGCAAATATGATCAAAGTGTCAAACTCACCACAGATGAGGAGAAACACATACAGAAACATCATCAACATCAGTTTCAGCAACCACTGAATAAAAGACAAAGGCAAATCATACACATTCTTCTGttttcaataataaattaataaatgctaaacctgtttaagtttctgttgaacacaaaagaagatatttttataaatgttgaaCACTGATTGCCATTGACTCAGTATTTTtcacactatggaagtcaaaggctgCAGGTTTTCCgcgttctttaaatattttttggtcacattttacaataatgttTCATTCATTAAAGTATTTGCTAGCATAAACCAATGACGAACAATATTTGTAGAGCATTTGGTAAtgatagttcaacatttactaatgcattattaacatccaaatgcatacttgttaacattagataatgcTAACATCGAACAACCATTTTCATTTACTGATGTTACTTAACATGAACAAATTCtgtaataattgttttgtttattgtttaattatgttagtaaatgcattaactaacaataactaacacagctattgtaaagtgtgaccattttatCTATGtttaaaagaaactcaaacaagtttgcacccacttgagggtgagtacatttacatttatattttatggtGAACTAGCCCTTGAAGCAAAAACAGTTTAATAATCAAATCTAAAATATAGTAAAGGGGTTTGCATTTTCAGACAGAATTGCTTCAGTAAATATTCAAGTGTTctagttatttacttatttaaaatcctATCTTAGACTGATCTTATCAGCTTGATTGTAGTAAAGGGTATAAAAGTCTTACCTGGTGAGCAGCTGATCTCTTCTGATCGTCTCCTGGTCTGAACTGTAGGTGAGAGTAGACGACTGCAGTAAGAGGAGACTCAAACACACATTTGAATTCAGACACTTCCTCAATCTCTCTATGGAAAATTCACATGAACATGCTCATAATAACTAAAGTAAACAGTGCTGATGCAAATAATTAATCGAATGAGATCCAGTCAGTCAGAGTCTTCAAGTTTAAATGtgataattttattaaaacaaaaactataaatCAATAATTGCAGTAATAGATGTGCTGTGATCATTTGCAGATCAGTCTAAGCATGTTTAAGTCATCTATAACCCAAAGTAATCAAAACACAGTGttggtataatataatataaatagtaataatgaaTATAAAGCTGAGATCTTAAAGCTTCTTACCTGGTGAGCAGGTTGTTTGATTGTGAACTGCACTGAaggaaataatgtatttaaatcaTGTCTGAATTATGGAATGGAGTTTGCAAAACAGATGAACTGGAAAGGCGCTGTGGAGCTACTGTTAGATATAAAGTGACATGAAGAATAAAGCACTGTACATATGATAATCAGATTAATAATTCACAGACATTAAAGACAGATTCCAGTGGATTCCAGAACAATGTTTATTGAGTTGTGTTTGACAACCTGAAACAACAGTGATATTGACTGAAAGCATCAAACTACACACACAACTTATAGAAATCACAACCAATATTACAGGAAATAAGAGATTaacaaaacaacagcaaataTAACTAGTTATACATGTTTGTAgatcaatatattttaatttccatTTATGTCAAAAAAACATACTAAACCTAATAATAAATGTTCAATATCAAGAATAGCTGAATATTAATAGTGTAGAAACCACTAACCAGTGTAATCATACATCTAAATTTAACCTGAAATCTGATTAGTTAATCCAGGATCTACTCTGTGAATTTGTGTTCACTAGTTTTTCTCACACACAACTCTGAATGTAGACCTGCAGTCTTTATCAGTCAGTGTGTATCGTCCGTTCACCTTCTCCATGGCAGCGCAGTGTTGAGAAAGCGCAGCTTCAGGAGCCTTTCCTCCtttccagtttgtccagtttcTCACTTGAAGACCATTGATCCACATCCAGAATCCGAAAAGTCGGCTCTGTCTGAGACCCACCCAAACTGGAGCAGAgatattatttctgtttaactcTCGCTGCGTTTCTGTCTGATCGTTCTCAGACTCCAGACACAGAGCTCCAGAAAACTGAGAGCTGCAGTAATTCATAGCATCTTCCCAGGACATCTCAGCAGGACTCACATGAATGAAGCTCTCTGACAATAACAAACATCCAAAACTAGTCAAATACAGCAGATTATAATGACATGTATAGATGAAATGGGAATTTCTTGAATTTTAAAGCTGTTGTGTGTGTCGTCTTACTGTAGCACAGAGGATAGTTATTATTGATATCAGCTCTTGTCCACCGCCCATCAGTTAATCTCATGAAAGCATTAGGTCTGCTCTGCTCAAACTCCTGAAACCAGTTTCTGTAAGCGGATGGTCCTCCATCTCTCCAGTTCACATTGTCATTCAGCAGGCCGATCCAGAAAGCAGTATTACTCTGTGTTCCATTGTTCTTCACCAGGGTATTTTCCTCCTCATTTCTAATAGAGACTAAATCAGTGTGATTCTCTCTGCAGTAAAGCTGAGCATCAGACCAGTTTTTGTTTTGAGGGATTAATAAGTAGTTGTAGGTTGTTCCTCCATCTCCATCTGTTTAAATGTTGTAAGATGTTTTAATATGGTTGAATTACATTGTAATACTTATAAGCAGTATTGGCACaaataaaggaaaaatcatgttaGAAATGACATACTTGTTTTGCAATTGTAGGCCTattgcaataaaatataaaatagtggAGTGAGAAATTTAACCAAGCTATGAGTTATTTTCAATGatatactatataactataaATTGTCGTGAAAATACAAGAAAAATTCAAAGCATATATTAAGCTGCTGTCACTTTAAGACGaatgtaattaaatgtattgAACCATTTTTCTTTCAGTTGTTTATGCTCAACAGAAATATAACTGAAAGCGTTTATGATAATACATAAAGCTAAAAGGATTAAGGGATTGCAGGCTAGGCTATGTGATGTCCTTGTGTGTGCGTCAGGCATGATAGTGTATTCCCAAATGCAGAATCACAGTGCATTACAGTACAGCAGTTTCAGGACAGCAGCTCCAGACCAGCAGTATGAGTCTGAGTGAAGCTGATCACACAACCctaaccaacacaggctcattggaaatatgtgcttcagccAGTTTTGTGAAACCACAAGATGTTTAACTGCggtttctaggtaaaatgaaaGCTACAGAGCAGTATGGCAGCAAAATGGTTATTCACTTactcatttccttcagcttattacCTGTTTTATCAGTGTTatacacagaggaatgaaccaccaatttttcTAACAAATGTTTGACtattaactgttttatttaatgcTAATGAGATTTACAGGGATCTATTGTCAAGaaataaatgatcatttaatGCAATTCTACTTTGCCTATTTGCTATATTCTTGACAAATATCTattttttgaactttttttattttattgctattgAACTAAATCAACTTTTTTTCAAGATTGCAATGAGCACACTGGATTTAACAAGATGTGCaatgtgatttatttacagtacatctTGTCAAAACACTAAATTAGGTTGTCTTGTTCTAAGCTTAGTGATCAAGTTctagtattatttaaaaataacatgatATATTTGTTAATGAATTTTAAATAGAAAACACTTATgtatacattttgttaaaaataaaataacaaaacactcagaattaaaaaacatattttaaatacattaaatgcaTCTCCGtttgtaattaaattttattacctTGTTCATAGCACATGAAGTGTTTTGTCTCATTGCACAGGATAGATTCCCAGTCTCCATTAGCATTCAAAGCAGCACAGCGAGTTTGATCTGAATAGCTTGGAGAATATCTACTGTATGTAACATCATCACCATTTGACCATTTTAGACTGTAGTTTCCTCTATAAGCACCAATCCAGCCTTGCTGAAAGCTGCTGCTATTGAGCAGTTGCTGTAATTTAATATTGTCTTGTTGGTCATAAATTGTGACGAGGTCAGTGTAGTTTACTCTGCATAAACTCTGAGCAGCAGATGTATTGTTACTCCTCTGCTTCATTATGTAGAACTGTCTCAGTCGGCCTTCAGCAGCTGAAGGAGGAAAAGCTGAagagaaaaacacacatttaGAAACACAACATCAACATCTTCACTAAAATGACACTTTAGTTTGAAACAATGAAATGACTTTTAATTTAAATACGTTCGATTTTCAGTTTGTAATAgtgttatttattaatgtttagaaACTGAAACTGATATTTATCACTGCATTTTCATGGCTGTTCAATAACAAATGTGCAGACCACTTATTCTTGATTTTTCAATAAAACATACTtgtctttaatgtaaaatattataaattatgatATCATGTAAATAAAATCTCTTATAATTTATCACTTACAAATCCTCCCCATCtcatttacaataaaaacattatgcattattattttatttgtaataataattgttattaatttaattacttgtGTTATTAATGTCATTACACAGCTTTtggcatatttaaaatgttattttatgttttgtgtttaaaaattacTGATAAATTTCATAGTTACTGTATTGAATGTTTCCGTAAAGACATTTTGCAATTCAtcagtaattttaaaaacaaataattgcaGAAAATTATGTTATTACAAAATATTCTATATACTTACcttaatattgaggaaatttATGTCTTTTATTTCAAACTTTGGAAAATTGCTAAGTTAAACATTTGTCACTTGCATATGAATAACATTTTTCTACATGCAACTATTCAAAACAACACATTAATTACATGTACAATTTTGTAAAAAGGCTGTTGTTTAGTACTGTTCTTTAAAGATACGCCAATCGGTGCAATAATCTTCATaatataaaactgtaaaatataataatataatacaatttttaaaatatctattaatattaatagacccaaaaaagaaactaaaatttATTTAGTTGAAAGTATAAAcgcataaaattatttaattaagtatATCAGCCAAACAGATCAGACATGTATTTATtagaacaacaaataaaactgattttccAAAGCTCAGCAAATATAACACAAAGTGAAAACTTACCACAGAGGAGAAGAGGCACAAGCAGGAACATCATTAATGTTGCTCTCTGTGTTTTAATCAGAATCTACTGTAGACACACTTTGATATAAAGCACAGAATATATGTGGTTGTTTCAGGGAATAATTCAAACACCAATGCaagctgtaaaaataaatatatatatatataaattatttaataaaagggggaaaaaataagAAACAATGTGAAGTGAAACGAATCTAAGCAACAAATAGTACTTACCTGGGTTTTATGCtccatttagatcaggggtgtccaaactcagtcctggaggttcGGTGTGCtcctgagtttagctccaacttccatcaacacacctgcaaggaagtttttccagtaagagcttgattacttggttcaggtgtgtttgtttggggtaggagctaaactctccaggaaatcggccctccaggaccgagtttggacgcTCCTGATTTAGATGTAATTGTATATACGATATTATATGatcaatttaaatacatttgtcatttattcatttgattgTTTGGTGAATTCAGTCATACAAATATTTGCTATATAAGTCTATACATTCAGCCTTCTCTCATAAAGTGTTTTGATAATTTTGATCAATTCAAATTATTAAATATCCATCATAGCAGACAGCAAAGGTAATAAATACctcatattaaattatattttcccCCTGTGTTGACCTCCGAACTAAGCCAAAAGATAGTGTGTAAATACTATGTTGTCTTAAAATGATTTAGTTTGAGATATCCAAACAGTACAAAAAGCAAAGTACAAAATCAGAGCACCTGAATGTAAATGATGTTTTTCAGACAGAACACATCGACAAGAAACAATGATAGGAAATTAATTCTGATGCTTcatttatacatataaaaattaTGTTGGTTTACTATGATCAGTTTGGTAAGAAATACATGTTAGTGAATATAAAGCTGAGATCATAAAGCTTCTTACCTGGTCAGCAGGTTGTTTGATTGTGAACTGCGCTGAAGGAAATCATGTATTCAAATGATCTCTGGGTTTTGGGAAAGTAAGTATGCAAAACAGATAAACCGAAAAGGTTAGAGCTGCTGTTAGTTATGAAGCATAATGCGCTGTAAacataataattagaataatagTTTATAGACATTAAAGAAGTGCAGAAAGAAAGACCTCTTATAATTGATGTCTTTAATTTTGAGTTGATTTATTAAAAAGGAAATGCTTTTGAAAATatgtaaaagagaaaataaaacatgaataatgaataatatataaaaattgtaataattttacaGTATAAGTATAGGCATgccataaaatattatttcaatatttatatttattcagtgaaTTTTAAGATAATTATAGCTACGTGTACATAGATGTAACATCACTATAGCAAATTAGTATTACtacaaaaatgtttaatgtaaaaactgtacaagagcacgcacatccctcttaacacaaaaagtgcaaattaaatgttaatcaaaggcagcaacaccaaggctccaaaaatacaaatttattaaattaaaaaggctgacacaaagcgtgtaCACACTTATGTTTAATGCTTATGTATGTTTAATGTGAAATTTTGATATGTGctgacatattttaaaataagttttcatTAGTAGAGTGTAAGATCAGGatgttttctaaaaaataatttcattttacataaatgctgtttatacatacagtacatgtatTTTCAGTATACAATAGACAGAGCACACCCACACAGAACATTAAAATACTCAGTCTTCTTTTATTCTGTTTTGGAAGTATTTGCATAGAGATTTACCTTGGTAAAATATAAATAGCTTCCACAACATTCCCTTATCCAAACATTTAGGCCATGCAATGTTTTATTCTGATGTGTCTTAGTCTATGCTGATGtttttatacatacagtacatacataaatgaataagtaagtaaataaataaatagcaaacgTGTTTGTTTGCCATCAGATTCAAATTATAGAGGATATTTGTGTATGATGGTTTGTAGCTATATAGTAGCCTATACTAACGTGGAAATtatgatcatttaaaatatatgcacatccacaataattatcatttaatttagaAACCAATTTAGATCCGTcaaatttgttatatttttaatatcaaGCTAAAGCATTACATCGAGTTTATATAGGAAATAGTGAACAACAGACGTATTTTGGGAATTTTCTTTAACCGTAGGCATGGAGAAATGACGCACACACACCATTAAAATGAATACTCAAAGTGTCCTTTCGTTGTTTTGAAGTATGTTGGGAAGTATTTGCATAGAGATTTTTCCTTAGTCAAATATTAATAACATTCACAACCTCCCTATTCAAACATTTGAGTTCATCAAAGTCTGAACTGATgcactttaacaaaaaaaaactatcaatttTGATAGAACAAATCATATTTATGATactaaatttcatttttaatagttCCTAGTGATGCTGTGATGTTAGATGTATAATTATCTTGAAATAgatgtatattttaaatgatcaaaatGCACTTTGATTAATTTAAGTCTGGTTAATATTAATAGATActgaacaaatgtaaaaaataataaatcaaagtcataattgtttgaaaaagtataaaatTGCATATATACTGTAGACTTAATGTGACAAgtccttcatatatatatatttttaacattcctttttttaaacatttaagtcaATATTATATTCTGATGTGTCAAAGTCTAAACTGACGGACTATTAAAAGATAACAACTactgtaaaacaatatattttgactCAACAAATCATATTTGTCATACAAAGTTTCACATTAACCAGTAGCTAGTGAAGCtagttttaattatttgataAAGTCTGATAAAGTATAAAATTACGTATATACTGTAGAGTAAATGTGACAAgtccttaatatatatatttttatgatcaATGTTCTAATTAAAAGTAATTGAAGTCTGGTTAATATTAATAGATACTaaacaaatgttaataataataataagcgtcataaaatgttataaaataatccAATTTAATAAGTGGGACATTATAAATAGACGTCTTTgatattttagtgcacttttccTTATGCCATTCATTTTCAGTGTAATGTGTTGAAGTGTGTCTGTTTCTGAACTTCAGTAATTGTCAGCTCCCTTTATTAAGAGCTGAATTTTCTTTTGAACTTCATCAAGTTAAAAAGCTTCGTTTGGCCAGGCCAAGGGTTTCTTCCCGGAAGAATAAATCTCAAACTCTTTCTATTTTATGGAACCTAACCAAAGCCATTAATCCATGACTATACATGAGATAATAAGCTGATCAGTTATGCTGAGAAAAGAACACTTGTGCAAGTAAAagctaaaatgtttaaaagtttttCATTGGGATCTGCAGGGATCCTTTATTTGAGTCTACTGTTAATTTACAATGTGTTCAAATATAATTTCATTTGGTGGATATAACAGAAATGCATACTGTATGGCTTCTTCTTCACAATATAAACATCTAAAGTGTTGCTGACGTGAAGTGTAATGATCAGTGCACTTTTTACTGTCACAAAAAAACAAGAAGTGCTGACCACTATAAGCCTAACCTTTAGCCCATCTTCTGAAAGGTTTTGCTTATATTTTTGTTTGGGTTGCAACAGTTTTCAGGCCTCAGAAAGATCAGAAATCACAAACCACTTTCTCTGCATTACCACCTCTGTCTGTTTTTCTCAGTTGATGAAAATATTTTCTTCTGCATTTCAGGAAATCGGTCCAGATGTTTACAATTCATTCTTGGATTGTGTGAAGCCTGAAGGTCTAAAACAAATGAGGACGTTTCAGAGTCATTAAATGTAGTAAGTATAAGTCGAATTAGACCCCGGacaacaaaaccagtcataagtgtcaaaGATCTGacaattgaattgaataagctttcTAGTGATGTTTGGACAGTATTTAGCTGAAATCAAAATACTGAGATTATTTAAATTTGTCCACATTAAGTTCTCAGCAATGcatattaataattacaaaatgtagttattatatatttacgataggaaatgtaataaatatttcataGAACAGGATGTTTACTAACTAAATGATAGCGAGTTTagtcataaaattaaaataaaatctgtaattttgacccatacagtGTACTTTGGTTATTGCCAAAAAATACAGATGTGCAAAATCAGACTGGTTTTgtagtccagggtcacaaatatgATGAAACCTGGTAAATGAAAATCTGCTATGAAcgatgaaataataataacacctaGAGCAGGGTTGTCCaaatttggtcctggagggctggtgtcctgcaaagttttgttccaatcccactcacacacacctgggctagctaattaaTCTCTTAAACTGccgtcacactggacttttctccctatagacttccatttgTATGCACATGAAtgcatcagactggaaacgcaaagTCAAGCGGCAAATTTTGCAGTTCACATTGTTGctaagttcaagcttggtgaactctgatctgcgaaatcacatcacatgaCTGTGTGAGACAAGCCGAGGATCAAAACACGAGCTCTCTgtgcagaaatttaaaacattgagtAATCACTTGCttctttaaatgtctaatcatgttgttTAATCCTGGCCATTTTCACAGTGCCAtactacagaattttgcaagcttaTAGTGTGACCTCAGCTTcactaagctttctagaaacatccttacaggtgtgttaaggcaacttggagctaaaatctgcaggacaccggccctctgggacaaagtttgggcacccctgatctagagagtgagagagtgtgtgatTTCAGCTTAAAACACTATAAATGCATATTTGTCATTTCAGATATGAGGACACCTCAGTTTGTTAGCTGTCCTGATGAACCTGCTGATTGTGAGGAGAATGGCCATTGTCTTTGTCTTTTCTATTAATGAAAGTTATTTTCTGTCAATGATGCAGGAGGTGTTTGTCTGGATTTACTTAAGATTTACAGAGGAAATGCAGCCTTTGACCTCTGATTAAAGCAGGATCTCCCTATTAAACTCTGCACGACAGAAAAGTATGTCACCCTTCAGTACTTTATTAAAGTTCACACCAGAGCTAAACAATATCTGCgatatttcattacatattaacatgttaattaagataaattgatttcttttttactttagttgatgtgtttCAGTGTCACACAGTGAATGatcttgtttctgttttgtgtgattaatatttcatcagatctagtttgttttattttctaactatttttaatactttaagtcaacatgaaaacaaacactgtgCATGCTGGATTATTGGTTTCATTTACAATTAAATATTGTTCACCCAAATTAATTGCTTGTTTCATTCAGAAATGTCACACACACTACATTGGCAAAATGTATGAGTAAATAAAAGCGCTCAAACTTTCACTTGAGctttactttataaaagattttactttcattttcaatattttataaGTAAACTCAATCATATCACAATTTTATGTTTGATGTTCGTGTTTAAATGCCATCATGGGCTGTTTTTAATAGATGTAAtgatcataaaataataatacaacttcTTTACTAGTCATGTCAACTGTGTATCTAATCAATTTAAGTGAATAAAGTGTCTTTGAGCTCAATGTAGGTCCTGATGGATCTCATCAATTATTGTAAATCTTAAACAAGCTCATTAGAGAATCTAAAAATGAGCCATAAGGGCTTATAAACACTAATAAAACTGACTATCAGTACATGACTGaagcaaataaaacattttaaagcagatGATTAAAGCTTCAGTCACGTGTTCAAGAGGCTTTCTGGGGTTTGAGGATGTTTGGAAGTTAAAAAGGCCAGGTAGGTTTTTTTTACATCCCTGTGCCTGTTTGTACAttgataaaacacacaaaaacacaaacagcgaGAGCTTACATCACAGTCTTGATACCTGTGATGATACAAGTGGTCTGTTCGTCGTCATGCAGAGGCTCCAACTTCGAGAAAGATCTAAGTTCTAGGCCTACTTTGAATCGTTTTTGTTGGTTTGTACATcaataaaaagcacaaaaaccCACATAACAAGATCATGTGTAACAGACTCAATGGCAAACTGCTCTGTGAGTTTGACTTTAAGGCAGAAGATCCAGGTTTGAGAAAGATCCGAGTTCTAGGCTCTAGGTTTCTCTAGGAGTTCTAGGTTTCCGTTGGTTCGTACATCGATAAGTAGCACAAAAACCCAAATAACAAGATTTTACAACCCAGactcagtagctcagtggtttgTGCGTTTGCCTTCCATGCAAAAGATCAAGGTTCTAGAgttgttttgaaatgttttgttcGTTTACATCGATAAAAAGCACAAAATCCCACATAACAACACTATGCTTCAAAGTCTCGATAGTTCAGTGGTCTGTGAGCTTGCCTTTCATACATAGGATCAAGGTTCAAGAAAGATCTGGGTTCTAGCCTTGCCTTAAGTTAGTTTCATTGGTTTGTACATCGATAAAAAGCAGAA
The Danio rerio strain Tuebingen ecotype United States chromosome 4, GRCz12tu, whole genome shotgun sequence genome window above contains:
- the LOC141381522 gene encoding macrophage mannose receptor 1-like, with translation MITLCSSQSNNLLTREIEEVSEFKCVFESPLTAVVYSHLQFRPGDDQKRSAAHQWLLKLMLMMFLYVFLLICAFPPSAAEGRLRQFYMLNQKTINTSAAQSLCRVNYTDLVTVYDQQDNIKLLQLIKNSSSSVGWIGASRGNYSLKWSNGDDVSYSRYSPNYSDQTHCAAMNATGDWESVLCNETKHFMCYEQEAGGSSYIHSLILQPNSWFDAQLYCRENHTDLVSIRNEEENTLVMNNGNQSNTSFWIGLLNDSVDWRDGGRSAYRNWREKTNHSMSYVAIQSADGRWFKASAGNFYPLCYKSFIHVSLAEMSWEDAMNYCSSQFSGALCLESENDQTETQRELNRNNISAPVWVGLRQSCPFGFWMWINGLQVGNWTNWRGGKAPEAALSQHCAAMEKVNGRYTLTDKDCRSTFRVVCEKN
- the LOC141381559 gene encoding secretory phospholipase A2 receptor-like, with protein sequence MMFLLVPLLLCAFPPSAAEGRLRQFYIMKQRSNNTSAAQSLCRVNYTDLVTIYDQQDNIKLQQLLNSSSFQQGWIGAYRGNYSLKWSNGDDVTYSRYSPSYSDQTRCAALNANGDWESILCNETKHFMCYEQDGDGGTTYNYLLIPQNKNWSDAQLYCRENHTDLVSIRNEEENTLVKNNGTQSNTAFWIGLLNDNVNWRDGGPSAYRNWFQEFEQSRPNAFMRLTDGRWTRADINNNYPLCYKSFIHVSPAEMSWEDAMNYCSSQFSGALCLESENDQTETQRELNRNNISAPVWVGLRQSRLFGFWMWINGLQVRNWTNWKGGKAPEAALSQHCAAMEKVNGRYTLTDKDCRSTFRVVCEKN